Proteins from one Nostoc commune NIES-4072 genomic window:
- a CDS encoding deaminase, protein MPLELHNFEWEGERLVQRETEPHHIAGVLAKIRWVLENSDCDWEDVYSAYYVCEEDGTVTFYEGESAEAGNPGIWTYVVYSCPVGSEEVVKNSDINTLAPALEMQQLIYKLIFEELAQYRQQLGLTPAGSEDDRATIAKLEIGGSVFFGISAGSNPNRRKITLKVNPISRTHAEADAFQQAFDAGLRGGKARLTVDRDLCRACGQNGGVKGMARQLGIEEIEVISPSGRQTITLI, encoded by the coding sequence ATGCCTCTTGAGTTACACAACTTTGAGTGGGAAGGAGAGCGTTTAGTCCAGAGAGAAACTGAACCTCATCATATTGCTGGTGTATTAGCTAAAATTCGATGGGTGCTAGAAAACTCAGATTGCGATTGGGAAGATGTTTACTCAGCTTATTATGTGTGCGAAGAAGATGGAACGGTTACTTTTTATGAAGGTGAAAGTGCTGAAGCAGGTAATCCAGGAATATGGACTTACGTAGTTTATAGCTGTCCTGTTGGCTCAGAAGAGGTAGTAAAAAATTCAGATATAAACACTTTAGCTCCAGCGTTGGAGATGCAACAGCTTATATATAAGCTTATTTTTGAAGAATTAGCACAGTATAGACAACAGCTTGGCCTGACTCCAGCAGGTAGTGAAGATGACCGCGCTACAATCGCAAAGTTAGAGATAGGTGGTAGCGTATTTTTTGGTATCAGTGCAGGCAGTAATCCCAATCGCAGAAAGATTACACTTAAAGTAAATCCAATTAGTCGCACACACGCTGAAGCTGATGCCTTTCAACAAGCCTTTGATGCAGGATTAAGAGGAGGAAAAGCCCGTTTAACAGTTGACCGGGATCTTTGTAGAGCGTGTGGTCAAAACGGAGGTGTGAAAGGAATGGCTAGACAGCTTGGTATAGAAGAAATAGAAGTTATTAGCCCTAGCGGTCGTCAAACAATTACACTGATATGA